A window of Micromonospora eburnea genomic DNA:
CGCCCTCGGCACGTTCCACCAGGCACTGCTCGCCGGTCTGGCGACCCAGTGGCTGGTCGACCCGGGCGCGGCCCTCTCCGCCAAGGAGCTGACCCAGACGCTGCGCACCATCAGCAACGACTTCCGAACCAACCAACCCTGACCCCCGCGATCCACTCCATGTGGCGCAAACGGTGGTCACCGGCCCGGCCGAGACCACCGCTTGCCGCACACGGAGTCGATCAAGGGCGAGGCGGGCACCGGCACCAGGATCATCCGGAGGCCCGAGCGGTGCGGCGGCGGGCCGAGCGGGCGGCGAGGCTCACCACCGTCGTGCCCGCCGCCGTGCCGACCAGCACCAGCACCGCCCCCACCGCCCAGAGACCGGTGTCGTCCGTCGACGCGGCATGCGCCGCCCAGGCGGCGGTGAAGGCGACCGTCATCGCCGGTGCCACCAACCAGGGGCTGAGCCACCAACCGCCGGCGGCGGCGAGCAGGGCGAGGGTGAGCACGACCCCGACCACCTGCCACCCGGCGTACGGGCCGCTGATCGCGCCGGTCTCCGGGTCGACCGTGTAGCCGGTCTCCCAGCCGAGCCAGGCCCACCACGCACCGACCGTGGCCACCACCAGCAGCAGCCCGAGCAGGGTACGCGTCGTCTTGGTCATGGCCCGATCCTCCCGGGCCGGGCGGCAGGACGGATGAGCACGCGTACCCAGGGTGGGCCCGCCACGGACCGGGACGGGTGGCGGTTACCGGCGCTGCGCCCAGTCGACGCGGGTGAGCTCGTACTCGACCTCGCCGTGTTCTGATCCTTCGATCGCCTCGGGCCAGTCTCCGGTGAAGGTACGGAGGAACGACATGCCCGCCTTCTCCATCACCCGCCGGGACCGGGTGTTGACCGCCATGGTGTTCGCGGTGACCCGCTCCACCCCGAGGTCCGTGAAGCCCTTGTCGATGAGGGCCCGCGACCCCTCCGTGGCGTAGCCCTTGCCCCAGGCGGCCCGGTTCAGGCGGTAGCCGAGTTCGACCACGGCGGGGCTGTGCTCGTCGAGGGGACGGAACTCGAACCAGCCCAGGAAGGTCCCGGTGGCCTTCTCCTCGGCGGCCCAGTAGCCACGCGTGCCGAGGCACGGGTAGTCGTGCAGCAGCCGGGGCAGGGTCCGCTCCTGGATCGCCTCACGACTCGTCGGCCGGCCGCCGTTGATGAAACGCATGACGTCGGGGTCGTCGTCCAGCGCGACGAGGTGGTCGACGTCGGTGTCGTTGAACGGCCGGAGCACGAGCCGTTCGGTTTCCAGGA
This region includes:
- a CDS encoding GNAT family N-acetyltransferase → MQVFLETERLVLRPFNDTDVDHLVALDDDPDVMRFINGGRPTSREAIQERTLPRLLHDYPCLGTRGYWAAEEKATGTFLGWFEFRPLDEHSPAVVELGYRLNRAAWGKGYATEGSRALIDKGFTDLGVERVTANTMAVNTRSRRVMEKAGMSFLRTFTGDWPEAIEGSEHGEVEYELTRVDWAQRR